In Xenopus laevis strain J_2021 chromosome 2S, Xenopus_laevis_v10.1, whole genome shotgun sequence, a genomic segment contains:
- the casr.S gene encoding extracellular calcium-sensing receptor, producing the protein MNLITGCLTLLLLCLIHHHSAYGPDKRAQKKGDIILGGLFPIHFGVASKDEDLESRPESLECVRYNFRGFRWLKAMIFAIEEINSSPTLLPNITLGYRIFDTCNTVSKALEATLSFVAQNKIDSLNLDEFCNCSEHMPSTIAVVGATGSGVSTAVANLLGLFHIPQVSYASSSRLLSNKNQYKSFLRTMPNDEHQATGMADIIEYFQWNWVGTIAADDDYGRPGIEKFREEAEEREICFDFTELISQYMEEEEIDRVATVIQNSTAKVIVVFSSGPDLEPLIKEIVKRNITGRIWLASEAWASSSLIAHPNFFDVMGGTIGFALRAGQIPGFREFLQKVNLKMSNVNGFLKEFWEETFNCHLPSKSLSSPSLMGAPEDPNRWGNSSSFRLPCSGKENISSVETPYLDFTHLRISYNVYLAVYSIAYALQDIYSCTPGKGLFANNSCADIKKVEAWQLLKHLRHLNFTNNMGEQVDFNDSGDLVGNYSIINWHLSKEDNSIVFEEVGYYNVYAKVGERLFINESKILWRGFSRVVPISNCSQICQEGTRKGIIEGKPTCCFECVDCPDGEYSDETDASACEKCAKDYWSNENHTSCIAKQIEFLSWTEPFGIALTMFAILGICLTSFVLGVFIKFRNTPIVKATNRELSYLLLFSLICCFSSSLFFIGEPQDWTCRLRQPAFGISFVLCISCILVKTNRILLVFEAKIPTSFQRKWWGLNLQFLLVFLCTFVQIVTCIIWLYTAPPWSYRNQDLEDEIIFITCNEGSLMALGFLIGYTCLLAAICFFFAFKARKLPENFNEAKFITFSMLIFFIVWISFIPAYASTYGKFVSAVEVIAILASSFGLLTCIFFNKIYIILFKPSRNTIEEVRCSTVAHAFKVAARATLRRSNVSHKRSNSLGGSTGSSPSSSISSKSNHTEHFSVGDKNRACKQKVSFGSGTVTLSLSFDETQKNAVSNRTTKAKNSLEGKNSDDSLMRHRALLPLQNSDAGSESSFRTASNIDEAESQESVTNIKPENQSTDLTQTQMGNSKNVSDGAITENMMNS; encoded by the exons ATGAATCTAATCACTGGCTGCCTGACGCTCCTGCTCCTCTGCCTTATTCACCACCATTCTGCCTATGGGCCAGACAAGAGAGCTCAGAAGAAGGGAGACATTATACTGGGTGGGCTTTTCCCCATACATTTCGGGGTGGCTTCCAAGGACGAGGATCTGGAATCAAGGCCTGAATCACTTGAGTGTGTCCG ATACAATTTCCGTGGATTTCGCTGGTTGAAGGCAATGATCTTTGCTATAGAGGAAATTAACAGCTCCCCTACACTCCTCCCCAACATCACTCTGGGCTACAGAATCTTTGACACGTGCAACACAGTATCCAAGGCTCTAGAGGCCACCCTCAGCTTTGTAGCTCAGAATAAAATTGACTCCCTAAATCTGGATGAGTTCTGTAATTGTTCAGAGCATATGCCCTCCACAATTGCCGTGGTAGGAGCCACAGGATCCGGCGTTTCCACTGCAGTGGCAAATCTGCTTGGACTCTTTCACATTCCTCAG GTTAGTTACGCCTCATCAAGCCGACTCCTAAGCAACAAGAACCAGTACAAATCCTTCCTGCGCACTATGCCTAATGATGAGCATCAAGCCACCGGCATGGCGGATATCATTGAATACTTCCAGTGGAATTGGGTGGGTACCATTGCAGCAGATGACGATTATGGGCGCCCAGGGATTGAGAAGTTCCGTGAGGAAGCAGAGGAGAGGGAAATCTGCTTTGATTTCACTGAACTCATCTCTCAGTACATGGAGGAAGAGGAAATAGACAGGGTGGCAACAGTTATCCAAAACTCAACAGCCAAAGTCATTGTTGTCTTCTCCAGCGGGCCTGACCTGGAGCCTCTGATCAAGGAGATTGTCAAACGTAATATTACTGGCCGCATCTGGTTGGCTAGTGAGGCCTGGGCCAGCTCATCTCTCATTGCCCATCCCAATTTCTTTGATGTGATGGGGGGAACCATTGGGTTTGCCTTGAGAGCAGGGCAGATTCCTGGTTTTCGTGAATTTCTTCAGAAAGTGAATCTCAAAATGTCCAATGTCAATGGCTTCCtgaaggaattctgggaagaGACTTTTAATTGTCATCTTCCTTCCAAAAGTCTTTCTTCTCCTTCTTTAATGGGGGCCCCTGAGGACCCCAACAGATGGGGGAACAGCTCATCTTTCCGCCTCCCCTGTAGTGGCAAGGAAAACATCTCGAGTGTAGAGACCCCATATCTGGATTTCACCCATTTACGGATATCCTACAATGTGTATCTTGCGGTTTATTCCATCGCTTATGCTCTGCAAGATAtatactcctgcacccctggGAAAGGGCTGTTTGCCAACAATTCCTGTGCCGACATAAAGAAAGTGGAAGCCTGGCAG TTGCTGAAACACTTGCGGCATCTCAATTTCACCAACAATATGGGGGAGCAGGTGGACTTCAATGACTCAGGGGACCTGGTGGGAAACTACTCCATCATCAACTGGCACCTGTCCAAGGAGGACAACTCCATTGTGTTCGAGGAGGTGGGGTACTACAACGTCTATGCCAAGGTGGGCGAGCGGCTCTTCATCAACGAAAGCAAAATCCTGTGGAGAGGCTTCTCCCGAGTG GTCCCAATTTCCAACTGCAGTCAAATCTGCCAGGAAGGCACCCGGAAAGGCATCATTGAAGGGAAACCCACCTGCTGCTTTGAATGTGTTGACTGCCCCGACGGGGAATACAGTGATGAGACAG ATGCCAGTGCCTGTGAGAAATGTGCCAAGGATTACTGGTCCAATGAAAACCACACTTCCTGCATTGCCAAGCAGATCGAATTCTTGTCTTGGACGGAGCCCTTTGGAATCGCCCTGACTATGTTTGCCATTTTAGGTATATGTCTCACTTCATTTGTTCTCGGTGTTTTCATCAAATTCCGCAACACACCCATTGTCAAGGCCACAAACCGGGAACTCTCCTACCTCCTACTGTTCTCCTTGATCTGCTGCTTTTCCAGTTCCTTGTTTTTCATTGGAGAGCCACAGGACTGGACATGTAGGTTGAGGCAACCAGCTTTTGGCATCAGTTTTGTCCTTTGTATCtcttgcatactagtgaagaccAACCGTATTCTGCTTGTGTTTGAAGCAAAAATCCCTACAAGCTTTCAGAGAAAGTGGTGGGGCCTCAATCTACAGTTCCTTCTGGTGTTCCTTTGcacatttgtgcaaattgtgacCTGCATAATCTGGCTGTACACGGCACCTCCATGGAGTTACAGAAATCAGGATTTGGAAGATGAGATCATTTTCATTACATGTAACGAAGGTTCATTGATGGCTCTTGGGTTCCTCATTGGCTACACGTGCCTTCTGGCTGCCATTTGCTTCTTCTTTGCTTTTAAGGCCAGGAAACTACCAGAGAATTTCAATGAAGCCAAGTTTATCACCTTCAGCATGCTAATATTCTTCATTGTTTGGATATCTTTCATCCCAGCCTATGCTAGCACCTATGGCAAGTTTGTGTCCGCAGTTGAGGTCATTGCTATCTTGGCTTCAAGCTTTGGGCTTTTAACTTGTATTTTCTTTAACAAAATCTATATTATCCTCTTCAAACCATCAAGGAACACAATTGAAGAAGTCCGTTGTAGCACTGTAGCTCACGCATTTAAGGTAGCGGCCAGAGCAACCCTGAGACGCAGCAACGTTTCACACAAGAGGTCCAACAGCTTAGGGGGATCTACTGGTTCCTCGCCATCATCTTCAATCAGCAGCAAAAGCAACCACACCGAGCATTTTTCCGTAGGAGACAAGAATCGAGCGTGCAAGCAGAAAGTCAGCTTTGGCAGTGGAACAGTCACTCTGTCGCTGAGCTTTGATGAAACCCAAAAGAATGCCGTATCCAACAGAACAACCAAAGCCAAGAACTCGCTGGAAGGCAAGAACAGTGATGATAGCCTGATGAGGCACAGAGCCTTACTCCCACTCCAGAACAGCGACGCTGGAAGTGAATCTAGTTTCAGAACAGCCTCAAACATCGATGAGGCTGAATCCCAAGAATCTGTCACCAACATCAAACCTGAGAATCAAAGCACAGATTTAACCCAAACTCAGATGGGGAACTCCAAGAATGTCAGCGATGGAGCCATTACAGAGAATATGATGAACTCTTAA